The Meriones unguiculatus strain TT.TT164.6M chromosome 1, Bangor_MerUng_6.1, whole genome shotgun sequence genome has a segment encoding these proteins:
- the LOC110566574 gene encoding olfactory receptor 8B12-like, which yields MAAENTSSVTEFILVGLTDQPALQIPLFTLFLGFYMVTMVGNLGLITLIGMNSHLHIPMYFFLLNLSFIDFSYSTTLTPKMLVGFVLRENIISYAGCMTQFFFFCFFVFSESYILSAMAYDRYVAICKPLLYRVTMSPQVCSYLLSGVYGMGVFGAVAHMGNIQFITFCADNIINHYMCDIIPLLELSCNSSYINLLVVFIVVTIGIGVPIVTIFISYGFIISSILHISSKEGRSKAFSTCTSHIIVVSLFFGSGAFMYLKPPSSLPLDQGKVSSVFYTAVVPMFNPLIYSLRNKDVKIALKRTLSRKNFS from the coding sequence ATGGCTGCAGAGAACACCTCCTCGGTGACAGAGTTCATCCTCGTGGGGTTAACAGACCAGCCTGCGCTGCAGATCCCCCTCTTCACCCTATTTCTAGGTTTCTACATGGTCACCATGGTGGGGAACCTGGGCTTGATCACTCTGATAGGGATGAACTCTCACCTGCACATTCCCATGTACTTTTTCCTCCTCAACTTGTCCTTCATAGATTTTAGTTACTCCACCACACTCACCCCTAAAATGCTGGTGGGGTTTGTTTTGAGGGAGAACATCATTTCCTACGCAGGGTGCATgactcaatttttctttttctgtttttttgtcttttctgagTCCTACATCCTGTCAGCAATGGCGTACGACCGCTATGTTGCCATCTGTAAACCGTTGTTGTATAGGGTCACCATGTCTCCCCAAGTATGTTCGTACCTTCTGTCGGGTGTCTATGGGATGGGAGTTTTTGGGGCTGTGGCCCACATGGGAAACATACAGTTTATAACCTTCTGTGCTGACAACATCATTAACCACTATATGTGTGACATCATTCCCCTCCTTGAGCTGTCCTGTAATAGCTCTTACATCAATTTGTTGgtggtttttattgttgtaaCCATTGGCATTGGAGTGCCCATTGTCACCATTTTTATATCTTACGGTTTTATCATCTCTAGCATTCTCCACATCAGTTCCAAGGAAGGCAGGTCGAAAGCTTTTAGTACCTGCACTTCCCATATTATTGTAGTGTCTCTCTTTTTTGGGTCAGGGGCTTTTATGTACCTCAAACCACCTTCCAGTTTGCCTCTGGATCAGGGAAAAGTGTCCTCTGTTTTCTACACTGCTGTGGTACCCATGTTCAATCCACTCATCTACAGCCTAAGGAATAAGGATGTCAAAATTGCTCTGAAGAGAACCTTGAGCAGAAAAAATTTCTCTTAA